From a region of the Solanum stenotomum isolate F172 chromosome 2, ASM1918654v1, whole genome shotgun sequence genome:
- the LOC125854887 gene encoding F-box/FBD/LRR-repeat protein At5g56420-like, giving the protein MAKRLHSFALNKCQKRVCIAKDRISQLPDEVLVHILSFLTVEEAANTSVLSRRWLSLWRYIDRLDFDATKPLDKVALQPNLQKRQMKKYLRWVNCTLQMCKGQRLDQFRVCFDLNKSALHEIDKWIEFAFSRNVQRLELDLLKGGEIIRNSVNCYTFPAWLLGLGDSADSSSYIPHSNDLQILSPVKQNFKSLKVLLFKSVNVTGKVLEFFLHNCPFLETMAVHGSGTLVNLEVVGPSLKLRHLEIQYCYKVESLKICDTNLVTLRTSVGTKLLLKNVPMLVEVKISSAAFNHILNDISSCLSCVISQLVVLHLTTHSWFKLSQEKMEHYNFPQLTKLKRFVLTTCGQKDRSLLGCTSIIRAAPQLKEFELQLISGCSVQTVRECRKAAIKCRLHHLKVVKLWGFYSGAAHVELVRYFLENAIALEKIIFDPRTPMPTRFPLDSLFVKKAQTARNLAKLHLEGEVPPDIELVIV; this is encoded by the exons ATGGCTAAACGACTGCATAGTTTTGCTCTAAATAAG tgtcAAAAGAGAGTCTGCATTGCAAAAGATCGCATAAGTCAATTACCTGATGAAGTTTTGGTACATATACTATCTTTTCTTACTGTTGAAGAAGCAGCTAACACAAGTGTCCTCTCAAGGCGGTGGCTAAGCTTGTGGAGATACATTGATCGGCTTGATTTTGATGCTACCAAACCCTTGGATAAAGTAGCCTTGCAACCCAACCTACAGAAAAGGCAAATGAAAAAGTATCTTAGATGGGTCAACTGTACTTTGCAAATGTGTAAAGGGCAGAGACTAGACCAATTTCGGGTTTGTTTTGATTTGAACAAATCCGCGCTGCATGAGATTGATAAATGGATTGAATTTGCGTTTTCTAGGAATGTTCAAAGACTAGAGTTAGACTTATTAAAGGGTGGAGAGATCATCCGTAATTCTGTTAACTGTTATACTTTTCCAGCATGGCTCCTTGGTCTTGGTGATTCTGCTGACTCTTCTTCTTACATACCTCATTCTAATGACCTCCAAATACTCTCACCTGTCAAGCAGAACTTCAAGTCTCTAAAAGTGCTGCTATTTAAATCAGTAAATGTCACGGGcaaagttcttgagttctttcTACACAATTGTCCATTTCTTGAAACAATGGCAGTTCATGGATCAGGAACTTTGGTAAATTTGGAAGTTGTTGGTCCGTCCCTCAAGTTGAGACACTTGGAGATACAGTACTGCTACAAAGTAGAATCACTTAAAATTTGTGATACAAACCTTGTAACATTAAGGACTTCAGTAGGAACGAAATTACTGCTTAAGAATGTCCCAATGCTGGTTGAGGTGAAAATTTCTAGTGCGGCATTCAACCATATTTTGAATGACATATCCTCTTGTCTTTCCTGTGTTATCTCTCAGCTTGTGGTCCTTCATTTAACTACTCATTCATGG TTTAAACTTTCGCAGGAAAAAATGGAGCATTACAATTTTCCTCAACTTACTAAGCTCAAGAGATTTGTCCTCACTACATGCGGACAGAAAGACAGGAGTCTCTTAGGTTGCACGTCTATAATAAGGGCTGCTCCCCAGTTGAAGGAATTTGAACTACAG TTGATATCGGGATGTTCCGTCCAGACTGTTAGAGAGTGTAGGAAGGCCGCCATAAAATGTCGACTGCATCACCTCAAAGTGGTCAAGTTGTGGGGGTTTTATAGCGGTGCAGCTCATGTTGAACTTGTTAGGTACTTCTTGGAAAATGCTATTGCACTCGAGAAAATCATCTTTGATCCCAGGACCCCAATGCCCACTCGCTTTCCTCTTGACTCTTTGTTCGTTAAGAAGGCGCAAACTGCAAGAAATCTTGCTAAACTCCATCTTGAAGGTGAAGTACCTCCGGATATTGAGTTGGTCATAGTGTAG